A genome region from Acaryochloris thomasi RCC1774 includes the following:
- the sufR gene encoding iron-sulfur cluster biosynthesis transcriptional regulator SufR, translating into MTTAHSTKEDILNALLRQGEITAQKLATQLSVSPQAIRRHLKDLEAEGLIKFEVTHEGMGRPQHVYKLSRAGRDRFPDRHDEFVVDLLDTLSETLSPDQMRSVLRKQWERKALEYQAQLGNGPLLERVESLVELRRAEGYMAEYYPVPEDSDPSSATQFVLTEYNCAISQVAELFPSVCDHELEMFAVALNDCQVERTHWIVDGEHRCGYRIQAQ; encoded by the coding sequence GTGACCACTGCACATTCGACCAAAGAAGATATCCTCAACGCACTCTTGCGGCAGGGTGAAATAACTGCGCAAAAGCTAGCAACTCAGCTATCAGTGAGTCCGCAGGCGATTCGGCGACATCTGAAAGACCTAGAAGCAGAAGGATTGATCAAATTTGAGGTGACCCATGAAGGGATGGGGCGTCCGCAACATGTATATAAATTGAGTCGAGCAGGACGCGATCGCTTCCCTGATCGCCATGACGAGTTTGTAGTGGATTTATTAGATACGCTGTCAGAAACCCTCAGCCCTGATCAAATGCGGAGTGTGCTGAGAAAGCAGTGGGAACGCAAGGCTTTAGAGTATCAGGCTCAGCTCGGCAATGGTCCCTTGCTAGAACGCGTAGAGAGCCTAGTTGAATTGCGGCGGGCAGAAGGGTATATGGCGGAGTACTATCCGGTCCCTGAAGATTCTGACCCTAGTTCTGCCACTCAGTTTGTATTGACGGAGTATAACTGCGCGATTTCACAGGTGGCAGAGTTGTTCCCCAGCGTTTGCGATCACGAGTTAGAGATGTTTGCGGTAGCGCTTAATGATTGTCAGGTAGAGCGCACCCATTGGATCGTTGATGGTGAGCATCGCTGCGGATACCGGATTCAGGCACAGTAG
- a CDS encoding helix-turn-helix domain-containing protein, whose protein sequence is MTEEITVQMSSGNVFADLCLPDSDELLLKAELAHHISERITERQLTQIQAAELLGVDQPKISALTRGKLTGFSIERLFRFLNTLGSDIEIRVTPNSKPNSPAYTRIISG, encoded by the coding sequence ATGACTGAAGAGATCACGGTACAAATGAGTAGCGGCAATGTTTTTGCCGATCTTTGCCTACCTGATTCTGATGAATTATTGCTTAAGGCTGAGCTAGCTCATCATATCTCTGAGCGCATTACAGAGCGCCAACTCACTCAGATTCAAGCGGCTGAGTTGCTGGGAGTTGATCAGCCCAAAATCTCTGCGCTAACCCGAGGAAAGCTAACGGGCTTTTCTATAGAACGATTATTTCGCTTTCTCAATACATTAGGTAGCGATATCGAAATTCGAGTCACTCCCAATTCTAAGCCTAACTCCCCGGCCTATACCAGGATCATTTCGGGATAA
- a CDS encoding type II toxin-antitoxin system RelE/ParE family toxin yields MDTLPKSLEWIGSSLNDLKQFPKEVQQIMGFALYRAQLGSKHPDTKPLKGFKGSGVLEVVENFDGDTYRAIYTVKFAGLVYVLHAFQKKSKRGIATPKQDIDLIKARLQRAREHYQTVFQQRNEEK; encoded by the coding sequence ATGGATTGGCAGCTCTCTCAATGACCTGAAGCAATTCCCAAAAGAAGTGCAGCAGATAATGGGCTTTGCACTCTATCGCGCTCAGCTTGGAAGCAAACATCCCGACACCAAGCCGTTGAAAGGATTTAAAGGTTCCGGTGTCCTTGAAGTTGTTGAGAACTTCGATGGAGACACCTATCGAGCAATCTATACAGTGAAGTTTGCAGGGCTTGTCTACGTCTTACATGCCTTCCAGAAAAAGTCTAAGCGCGGAATCGCTACGCCCAAACAAGATATCGATCTGATTAAAGCCCGCCTACAGAGAGCTAGAGAGCACTATCAAACTGTTTTTCAGCAGCGCAATGAGGAGAAATAA